In Anaerobacillus isosaccharinicus, one genomic interval encodes:
- a CDS encoding DegV family protein: MAKVKIITDSTADIPSSIVEELDITVVPLKVLFGEETFEDGVDINATQFYEKLASEQVIPTTSQPTPYQFEEVYKEVAREEETQIISIHLSAKLSGTYQSAFIAKDMVKDQIDVTVVDSKRASYAIGIIVVEVARLAKSGATKEQCLTRLDELLSTSVIYFMVDTLEFLQKNGRIGKASALFGSLLKIKPILSLNSDGEVFPFDKVRGQKKALAKVYDFFDKDFGTQPIHVGISHANAMDVATEIMLEMKSRFNVKSDIITEIGPVIGAHVGPGAIAVTVALAK, encoded by the coding sequence ATGGCCAAAGTTAAAATTATTACTGATAGTACCGCAGATATTCCAAGTTCTATTGTTGAAGAACTCGACATTACAGTTGTACCTCTGAAGGTTTTGTTTGGTGAAGAAACGTTTGAAGATGGTGTTGACATAAATGCGACTCAATTTTATGAAAAATTAGCTTCGGAACAAGTAATTCCAACAACTTCTCAGCCTACACCTTATCAATTCGAAGAGGTATATAAAGAAGTTGCCAGAGAAGAAGAAACACAAATTATTTCAATTCATTTATCTGCAAAGCTAAGTGGTACGTATCAGTCGGCATTTATAGCTAAAGACATGGTTAAGGACCAAATTGATGTTACAGTTGTTGATTCCAAAAGGGCCTCCTACGCGATTGGAATAATCGTTGTGGAAGTCGCTCGCTTAGCGAAATCAGGAGCAACAAAGGAACAATGTTTAACTAGGTTAGACGAATTACTAAGTACATCAGTTATTTACTTTATGGTAGATACGTTGGAATTTTTACAAAAAAATGGGCGTATCGGCAAAGCATCTGCATTATTTGGTTCATTATTAAAAATTAAACCAATTCTTTCTTTAAATAGTGATGGAGAAGTTTTCCCATTTGATAAAGTACGTGGTCAGAAAAAAGCTTTAGCAAAAGTTTATGATTTTTTTGATAAAGACTTTGGAACACAACCAATTCATGTTGGGATCTCCCATGCCAATGCTATGGACGTAGCTACGGAAATAATGTTAGAGATGAAAAGTCGCTTTAACGTTAAGTCGGATATCATTACTGAAATTGGTCCAGTTATCGGCGCTCATGTTGGCCCTGGGGCAATTGCTGTTACAGTTGCATTAGCAAAATAA
- the sdaAB gene encoding L-serine ammonia-lyase, iron-sulfur-dependent subunit beta produces MKYRTVFDIIGPIMIGPSSSHTAGAARIGRVARTLLGKQPKWAEISFYGSFAKTYKGHGTDVAIVGGLLDFDTFDQRIKNSLQIAKDLGIDIKIVVEDAVTDHPNTAKIKLGTNEQDAIELVGISIGGGKIEIIELNSFELRLSGNHPAILVVHDDRFGVIAAVSNVLAKHEINIGHMEVSRKEKGKEALMVIEVDHNVLDHLLDEVASLPNIIKVTKIHD; encoded by the coding sequence ATGAAATATAGAACAGTCTTTGATATTATTGGTCCGATTATGATTGGCCCATCAAGCTCACACACTGCCGGAGCAGCCAGAATTGGCAGAGTAGCAAGAACGTTACTAGGAAAACAACCTAAATGGGCTGAAATTTCTTTTTACGGTTCGTTCGCAAAAACCTATAAAGGACACGGAACTGACGTGGCTATCGTAGGTGGATTGTTAGACTTCGATACATTCGATCAACGAATTAAGAATTCATTGCAAATTGCTAAGGATTTAGGAATTGATATAAAAATAGTAGTTGAGGATGCAGTGACTGATCATCCTAATACTGCAAAAATAAAACTTGGAACAAATGAGCAAGACGCTATTGAATTAGTTGGGATTTCTATTGGTGGTGGTAAAATTGAAATTATTGAGTTAAATAGTTTTGAGTTAAGGCTTTCAGGAAATCACCCAGCCATCTTAGTTGTTCATGATGATCGTTTTGGAGTAATTGCCGCAGTTTCCAATGTTTTAGCTAAACATGAAATTAATATTGGGCATATGGAAGTTTCACGAAAGGAAAAAGGGAAAGAAGCATTAATGGTCATTGAGGTCGACCACAATGTTTTAGATCACCTTTTAGATGAAGTCGCATCATTACCGAATATTATTAAAGTAACAAAAATTCACGATTAG
- the sdaAA gene encoding L-serine ammonia-lyase, iron-sulfur-dependent, subunit alpha → MFRNVAELVELAENENIKISDIMIRQEMEITERSFDDIFAQMDRNLVVMEEAIERGINEDVKSVSGLTGGDAVLLQKYLKSGKSLAGEFHLDAVSKAIATNEVNAAMGTICATPTAGSAGVVPGTLFALKHKVNPTREQMVRYLFTSGAFGLVVANNASISGAAGGCQAEVGSATGMAAAAIVELMGGTPNQSAHAMAIALKNMLGLVCDPVAGLVEVPCVKRNAMGASNAIIAADMALAGIESRIPCDEVIDAMYKIGQSMSMDLKETAGGGLAATPTARALQAKIFGFSQEK, encoded by the coding sequence ATGTTTCGTAACGTGGCAGAGCTTGTTGAATTAGCGGAGAATGAAAACATCAAAATCTCTGATATTATGATAAGACAAGAAATGGAAATTACTGAAAGAAGTTTTGATGATATTTTTGCACAAATGGATCGGAATTTAGTTGTAATGGAAGAAGCAATTGAACGAGGGATAAATGAAGACGTGAAATCTGTTTCAGGATTAACTGGTGGCGATGCGGTTCTATTGCAAAAATATTTAAAAAGTGGAAAGTCACTAGCAGGAGAGTTTCATTTGGATGCGGTTAGTAAAGCGATCGCAACTAATGAAGTAAATGCAGCAATGGGTACGATTTGTGCAACACCTACTGCGGGTTCAGCTGGAGTTGTTCCAGGGACGTTATTTGCCTTAAAACACAAAGTTAACCCAACTAGAGAACAAATGGTGCGTTACTTATTTACTAGTGGAGCATTCGGTCTTGTTGTTGCAAATAATGCCTCAATTTCAGGCGCCGCTGGTGGTTGCCAAGCAGAAGTAGGGTCAGCGACTGGAATGGCTGCTGCGGCTATTGTTGAGCTTATGGGTGGAACGCCCAATCAATCGGCGCATGCAATGGCCATTGCACTAAAAAACATGTTAGGCCTTGTTTGTGACCCTGTCGCAGGTCTAGTTGAAGTTCCTTGTGTGAAGCGAAACGCCATGGGTGCGTCTAATGCGATTATTGCAGCTGATATGGCACTAGCTGGAATAGAAAGTCGTATTCCTTGTGATGAAGTGATTGATGCGATGTACAAAATTGGTCAATCGATGTCAATGGATTTAAAAGAAACTGCCGGGGGAGGTTTAGCGGCTACGCCAACAGCGAGAGCACTACAAGCAAAGATATTTGGATTTAGCCAAGAAAAATAA
- the recG gene encoding ATP-dependent DNA helicase RecG, which yields MLNSPTTVVKGIGEEKAKDLYELGIYTVKDLLEYFPFRYEDYRPKEIQELKHEERATIIGLVQSESVVRFFGRKKSKLSVRILAGNVLLTAVFFNQHYLKTKLVLGATVTLTGKWDQHRLTLTVNECKFTVAEPQESYDPVYSVGGKITVKALKKMIASAMEQYGHLIPEILPPVFLQKYKLVERKYAIHKLHYPKSFEDAKHARRRMVYEEFLLFQLKMQALRKFHRENSGGTAITYKREEVEVFISTLPFPLTSAQQRVVREILTDMQSSYRMNRLLQGDVGSGKTVVAAICLYASVTASLQGALMVPTEILAEQHAHSLKQLLEPLNVKVELLTGSVKGKKRKELLQRLETGELQVIVGTHALIQDEVVFRRLGLVITDEQHRFGVEQRRTLRNKGQNPDVLFMTATPIPRTLAISIFGDMDVSTIDEMPAGRKPIETYWAKHHMLERVLGFVQKELAKGRQAYVICPLIEESEKLDVQNAIDVHAQLQQFFNDYQVGLMHGRLTPSDKDAVMQRFSKNEVQILVSTTVVEVGVNVPNATMMVIYDAERFGLSQLHQLRGRVGRGDAQSYCVLLADPKSDVGKERMKIMTETNDGFELSQRDLELRGPGDFFGSKQSGLPEFKIADMIHDYRALEVARNDAVELVSSSTFWNSPEYKYLVMHLEEQGVLAGDKMD from the coding sequence ATGTTAAATAGCCCAACTACTGTTGTAAAAGGAATTGGAGAAGAAAAAGCAAAAGATCTGTATGAACTTGGAATATATACTGTCAAAGATCTACTCGAATACTTTCCGTTTCGATATGAAGATTATCGGCCAAAAGAAATACAAGAATTAAAACACGAAGAAAGAGCAACAATTATAGGTTTGGTTCAAAGTGAAAGTGTTGTGCGTTTCTTTGGTAGAAAAAAATCAAAACTTTCTGTGCGAATATTAGCAGGAAATGTCCTACTAACAGCCGTATTTTTTAATCAGCATTACTTAAAAACAAAATTAGTTCTAGGAGCAACTGTCACGTTAACAGGGAAATGGGATCAGCATCGACTTACGCTAACTGTAAATGAATGTAAATTTACAGTCGCCGAACCACAAGAAAGCTACGATCCTGTTTATTCTGTAGGCGGAAAAATCACTGTAAAAGCATTGAAGAAAATGATTGCCAGTGCCATGGAACAATACGGACATTTGATTCCTGAAATCCTCCCTCCAGTCTTTTTACAAAAGTATAAGTTGGTTGAGAGAAAGTATGCAATCCATAAACTTCACTATCCAAAGAGTTTTGAAGATGCCAAGCATGCCAGAAGAAGAATGGTCTATGAAGAATTTCTTTTATTTCAGTTAAAAATGCAGGCGTTACGAAAGTTTCACCGCGAAAATAGCGGTGGAACTGCTATTACATACAAAAGAGAAGAAGTAGAGGTATTTATTAGTACATTGCCTTTCCCACTTACTAGTGCGCAACAACGGGTGGTAAGAGAAATTTTAACAGATATGCAGTCAAGTTATCGGATGAATCGTTTGTTACAAGGAGACGTTGGTTCAGGTAAAACAGTTGTTGCTGCTATTTGCCTTTATGCCTCTGTAACAGCTTCTCTCCAAGGGGCCTTAATGGTACCTACGGAAATTCTAGCTGAACAACATGCCCACTCTTTAAAACAATTGCTAGAACCTTTGAACGTCAAAGTTGAGTTATTGACAGGATCAGTGAAAGGAAAGAAACGTAAAGAATTACTTCAACGCCTAGAAACTGGGGAGTTACAAGTGATTGTCGGTACCCATGCTTTAATTCAGGATGAAGTTGTGTTTCGCCGCTTAGGTCTAGTTATTACTGATGAACAGCATCGCTTTGGTGTTGAGCAAAGACGAACTTTACGGAATAAAGGTCAAAACCCGGATGTCTTATTTATGACGGCGACCCCAATTCCACGGACGCTTGCCATCTCAATTTTTGGTGATATGGATGTATCGACAATTGATGAAATGCCTGCAGGCCGTAAACCGATTGAAACCTATTGGGCCAAGCATCATATGCTTGAAAGAGTTCTGGGATTTGTTCAAAAAGAACTAGCAAAAGGTAGACAAGCGTATGTAATCTGTCCTCTCATTGAGGAATCTGAAAAGCTAGATGTTCAAAATGCCATTGACGTTCATGCTCAACTTCAACAGTTTTTTAATGATTATCAAGTTGGGTTAATGCACGGCAGGTTGACTCCTTCTGACAAAGATGCGGTCATGCAACGGTTTAGTAAAAATGAAGTACAGATTCTTGTTTCAACGACGGTTGTAGAAGTAGGTGTCAATGTTCCTAATGCAACGATGATGGTCATTTATGATGCTGAGAGATTCGGCTTATCTCAACTTCACCAACTGAGGGGGCGAGTTGGGCGTGGTGATGCTCAATCGTATTGTGTATTATTAGCTGATCCTAAGTCTGATGTTGGAAAAGAACGAATGAAAATCATGACTGAAACTAATGATGGATTTGAGTTATCGCAAAGAGATCTGGAATTGAGGGGTCCAGGAGATTTTTTTGGATCGAAACAAAGTGGACTACCTGAGTTTAAAATAGCGGATATGATTCATGACTACCGCGCCTTAGAAGTAGCTAGAAATGACGCGGTAGAACTAGTTTCTTCGTCTACATTTTGGAATAGTCCTGAGTACAAGTATTTAGTGATGCATTTAGAAGAACAAGGGGTACTAGCTGGGGATAAAATGGATTAA
- the fapR gene encoding transcription factor FapR translates to MRRSKKERQQLLKQKITENPFVTDEALADFFHVSVQTIRLDRLELSIPELRERIKHVAEKQFDTVKALPIEEVIGEIIDLQLDQRAISILDIGPEHVFSRTKIARGHHVFAQANSLAVAIIDDELALTAKANVRFTRRVIQGERVVAKAKVLKHEKERTKVEVNSYVEQELVFSGEFHMYRSDRAMEGERVEHEDSN, encoded by the coding sequence ATGAGACGATCGAAAAAAGAACGACAGCAATTACTTAAGCAAAAAATAACGGAAAATCCATTTGTAACAGATGAAGCATTAGCAGATTTTTTTCACGTTAGTGTTCAAACGATACGCTTAGATCGATTAGAGCTTTCCATACCAGAATTAAGGGAAAGAATTAAACATGTGGCTGAAAAGCAATTTGATACGGTAAAAGCATTACCTATTGAAGAGGTAATTGGAGAAATTATCGACTTACAACTTGATCAAAGGGCAATTTCTATTTTAGATATAGGACCAGAGCATGTTTTTTCGAGAACCAAAATCGCAAGAGGTCATCATGTTTTTGCTCAAGCGAATTCATTAGCAGTTGCGATTATTGATGATGAATTAGCTTTAACAGCAAAGGCTAATGTTCGTTTTACGAGAAGAGTAATTCAAGGTGAGCGCGTTGTTGCAAAAGCGAAAGTTTTAAAACATGAAAAAGAAAGAACAAAAGTAGAAGTAAATAGTTATGTTGAACAAGAGCTAGTTTTCTCAGGTGAATTCCACATGTACCGATCAGATAGGGCTATGGAAGGAGAGAGGGTTGAACATGAGGATAGCAATTGA
- the plsX gene encoding phosphate acyltransferase PlsX codes for MRIAIDAMGGDHAPKEVVKGAMAAVKEYENIDIVLVGNESAIKEHLTDQTRITIIHTDEKIESSDSPVTAIRRKKNSSMVLAIKEVKEGRADACISAGNTGALMTGGVLIVGRIKGIERPALAPMLPTFTGDGFLLIDAGANMDSKPEHLLHYGLMGSIYMQKVRNIESPRVGLLNVGTEDDKGTELTKQAFALLKEAPINFVGNVEARDLLEGVADVVVCDGFSGNVVLKTVEGTALSLFSLLKKELTSTFFNKLAAGALKPSFKKIKEKMDYTEYGGAGLFGLQAPIIKAHGSSNETAILNSIRQTRLMLEEKVVETIKAEVIKREI; via the coding sequence ATGAGGATAGCAATTGATGCAATGGGTGGTGATCACGCCCCTAAGGAAGTTGTAAAGGGTGCTATGGCAGCCGTAAAGGAATATGAAAATATAGATATAGTTCTTGTAGGTAATGAGAGTGCAATAAAAGAGCATCTTACTGACCAGACAAGAATAACGATTATACATACAGACGAAAAGATTGAGTCGTCGGATTCGCCGGTTACCGCAATTCGTCGCAAAAAAAATTCATCCATGGTTTTAGCGATAAAAGAAGTAAAAGAAGGACGGGCTGATGCTTGTATTTCAGCTGGGAATACAGGGGCTTTAATGACTGGTGGTGTTTTAATCGTTGGCCGAATTAAGGGAATTGAACGCCCTGCATTGGCCCCAATGCTTCCTACTTTTACAGGAGATGGTTTTTTGCTCATTGATGCTGGTGCTAATATGGATTCTAAACCAGAACACCTTCTCCATTATGGCTTAATGGGAAGTATTTATATGCAAAAGGTTCGTAATATCGAAAGTCCAAGAGTAGGACTTTTGAATGTAGGAACTGAAGACGACAAAGGAACAGAATTAACGAAACAAGCATTTGCCTTATTGAAGGAGGCACCAATTAATTTTGTTGGAAATGTTGAAGCAAGAGATTTGTTAGAAGGTGTAGCTGATGTAGTTGTTTGCGACGGTTTTTCAGGAAACGTTGTTTTGAAAACAGTTGAAGGAACTGCGCTATCTTTATTTTCATTATTGAAAAAAGAATTAACAAGTACATTTTTCAATAAATTAGCAGCTGGTGCCCTAAAGCCTAGCTTTAAGAAAATTAAAGAAAAAATGGATTACACAGAGTATGGCGGAGCAGGTCTTTTTGGTTTGCAAGCTCCGATTATTAAAGCTCATGGTTCTTCTAATGAGACAGCAATTTTAAATTCGATCAGACAAACTCGGTTAATGCTTGAGGAAAAAGTAGTAGAAACGATAAAAGCAGAAGTAATAAAAAGAGAAATTTAG
- the fabD gene encoding ACP S-malonyltransferase, whose product MGKIAFIFPGQGSQAVGMGKALADSNDAVAAIFKRADERLETQLSKIIFEGPEEELTLTTNTQPALLTTSIAILEAFKEAGITADFVAGHSLGEYSALVAAEAISFEDAVYAVRKRGAFMEAAVPAGLGAMAAILGMERQLLKEVTEEISLKGHPVELANLNCPGQIVISGSKEGVAKAAEVAKEKGARRIIPLQVSGPFHSSLMKPAAERLAEVLNSIDIQDAKIPVIANVCATAVTSGEAIKENLVQQVFSPVLWEDTVNYLLNEGVDTFIEIGSGNVLSGLVKKIDRKVNVHAVNDGETMVKTIESLKGGNASC is encoded by the coding sequence ATGGGGAAAATTGCATTTATTTTTCCGGGACAAGGTTCTCAAGCAGTAGGGATGGGGAAGGCGTTAGCGGATTCAAATGATGCAGTAGCTGCCATTTTTAAAAGAGCAGACGAACGTCTTGAAACACAGCTTTCAAAAATTATTTTTGAAGGTCCTGAAGAAGAATTAACGTTAACGACAAATACCCAACCAGCTTTGCTTACTACAAGTATCGCAATTTTAGAAGCATTTAAAGAAGCTGGTATTACGGCAGATTTTGTGGCTGGGCACAGCTTAGGTGAATACAGTGCTTTAGTAGCTGCAGAAGCAATTTCTTTTGAGGATGCGGTTTACGCAGTCCGTAAGCGTGGTGCCTTTATGGAAGCGGCAGTTCCAGCAGGTCTTGGTGCAATGGCAGCAATACTTGGAATGGAGCGTCAATTACTTAAAGAAGTGACAGAAGAGATTTCTCTAAAGGGTCATCCAGTAGAGTTAGCAAATTTAAATTGCCCTGGTCAAATTGTTATTTCTGGATCAAAAGAAGGTGTTGCAAAAGCAGCAGAAGTTGCAAAAGAAAAAGGTGCAAGACGAATTATTCCATTGCAAGTGAGCGGTCCATTCCATTCATCTTTAATGAAGCCAGCAGCAGAAAGATTGGCAGAAGTTTTAAATTCAATTGACATTCAAGATGCTAAAATCCCTGTTATTGCTAATGTTTGTGCGACTGCAGTCACTAGTGGTGAAGCGATTAAGGAAAATCTAGTCCAACAAGTGTTTTCTCCTGTTTTATGGGAAGACACTGTAAACTATTTATTAAACGAAGGTGTAGATACGTTCATAGAAATTGGTTCAGGTAACGTTTTATCAGGTCTTGTAAAAAAAATAGACCGCAAAGTAAATGTTCATGCCGTTAATGACGGTGAGACAATGGTTAAAACCATTGAGAGCTTAAAGGGAGGCAATGCTTCATGCTAA
- the fabG gene encoding 3-oxoacyl-[acyl-carrier-protein] reductase, which produces MLKGKSALVTGASRGIGRAIAIELARQGVNVAVNFAGNAEKAEEVVAEIKALGSQAFAIKADVANSEEVAAMVKETVDAFGSLDILVNNAGITRDGLIMRMKEDDWDAVINTNLKGVFNCAKAVTRQMMKQRYGRIINISSVVGVLGNAGQANYVAAKAGVIGLTKTLARELANRNINVNAVAPGFIETDMTNELSEDIKQELLKQIPLAKLGKAEDIAAVVRFLVSEDANYMTGQTLHVDGGMVM; this is translated from the coding sequence ATGCTAAAAGGAAAATCAGCTCTTGTAACAGGAGCGTCAAGAGGAATTGGAAGAGCAATTGCTATCGAATTGGCTAGACAAGGAGTTAATGTTGCTGTAAACTTTGCAGGAAACGCAGAAAAAGCTGAAGAAGTGGTGGCTGAAATTAAAGCTCTTGGCTCCCAAGCATTTGCAATTAAAGCAGATGTCGCAAATTCAGAAGAAGTTGCGGCGATGGTAAAAGAAACTGTTGATGCTTTTGGTTCTCTAGATATTCTGGTTAATAATGCAGGTATTACACGAGACGGATTAATCATGAGAATGAAGGAAGACGATTGGGATGCGGTAATTAACACAAACTTAAAAGGTGTTTTTAATTGCGCAAAAGCTGTTACAAGGCAGATGATGAAACAACGTTATGGAAGAATTATTAACATTTCATCAGTGGTTGGGGTTCTAGGTAACGCTGGTCAAGCCAACTATGTTGCTGCTAAAGCAGGAGTGATTGGTCTAACAAAAACACTAGCTAGAGAACTTGCTAATCGTAATATTAACGTTAATGCCGTTGCACCCGGTTTTATCGAGACGGATATGACAAATGAATTATCCGAAGATATTAAGCAAGAATTATTAAAACAAATTCCACTTGCTAAATTAGGCAAGGCAGAAGATATTGCAGCAGTCGTTCGCTTTCTCGTTAGTGAAGATGCAAATTACATGACAGGCCAGACATTGCATGTTGATGGCGGAATGGTAATGTAG
- the acpP gene encoding acyl carrier protein, producing MADVLSRITKIIVDRLGVEEAEVKLEATFKEDLGADSLDVVELVMELEDEFDLEISDEDAEKIATVKDVVDYINSHQ from the coding sequence ATGGCAGACGTATTATCACGTATTACAAAAATCATCGTAGATCGTCTTGGAGTTGAAGAAGCTGAAGTTAAACTTGAAGCAACTTTTAAAGAAGATTTAGGAGCAGATTCACTAGATGTAGTAGAATTAGTGATGGAGCTTGAAGATGAGTTCGATTTAGAAATTTCTGATGAAGATGCAGAAAAAATTGCTACTGTTAAAGATGTTGTTGACTACATAAACAGCCACCAGTAG